Proteins encoded together in one Streptomyces sp. TLI_171 window:
- a CDS encoding cupin domain-containing protein, with translation MQITRSSLQTVKGPADWFTGDVYIDAVAAAPAPSRVTANLVHFMPGARTHWHRHPLGQTVFVTEGVGLCQRRGGPVEVIRPGDRVLFEADEEHWHGAAPDRLMVHLAINEGDAEHAVVHWLIPVTDQEYAAAPAVD, from the coding sequence ATGCAGATCACCCGGAGCTCGCTCCAGACCGTCAAGGGCCCGGCCGACTGGTTCACCGGCGACGTCTACATCGACGCCGTCGCCGCCGCTCCCGCGCCGTCCCGGGTCACCGCCAACCTGGTGCACTTCATGCCGGGCGCCCGCACCCACTGGCACCGGCACCCGCTCGGCCAGACCGTCTTCGTCACCGAGGGCGTCGGCCTCTGCCAGCGCCGCGGCGGCCCCGTCGAGGTCATCCGCCCCGGCGACCGCGTCCTGTTCGAGGCCGACGAGGAGCACTGGCACGGTGCCGCGCCCGACCGCCTGATGGTCCACCTGGCCATCAACGAGGGCGACGCCGAACACGCCGTCGTGCACTGGCTCATCCC
- a CDS encoding zinc-dependent alcohol dehydrogenase family protein, with the protein MRGAVIHGPGDVRFETLDDPRILKPTDAVIRTAVTCVCGSDLWPWRGLDATEHAHPIGHEYVGFVEEVGREVEGLRPGQFVVGSFATSDNTCPNCLNGFQSNCQHREFMSTCQAEYVRIPNAQGTLVATEEVPDRRFWPGLLANSDVMGTGWWAADAAQVRPGSTAVVVGDGAVGLCAVIAAKELGAERIIAMSRHESRQRLALEFGATDIVTERGEDGVARIKELTGGIGADSVLECVGTAEAMRQALHSARPGGSVGFVGVPHEVAVDGQELFFSHVGLRGGPAPVRRYLPDLIERVLTGRIDPGKVFDLSLPLEQVADGYRAMDERRAIKALLTP; encoded by the coding sequence ATGCGCGGAGCAGTGATCCACGGTCCCGGTGACGTCCGGTTCGAGACGCTGGACGACCCGAGGATCCTCAAGCCGACCGACGCGGTCATCCGCACCGCCGTCACCTGCGTGTGCGGCTCGGACCTGTGGCCCTGGCGCGGACTGGACGCCACCGAACACGCCCACCCGATCGGCCACGAGTACGTCGGCTTCGTCGAGGAGGTCGGCCGCGAGGTCGAGGGCCTGCGGCCCGGCCAGTTCGTGGTCGGCTCGTTCGCCACCTCCGACAACACCTGCCCGAACTGCCTGAACGGCTTTCAGTCGAACTGCCAGCACAGGGAGTTCATGAGCACCTGCCAGGCCGAGTACGTCCGCATCCCGAACGCCCAGGGCACCCTGGTCGCCACCGAGGAGGTGCCGGACCGGCGCTTCTGGCCCGGCCTGCTCGCCAACTCCGACGTGATGGGCACCGGCTGGTGGGCCGCAGACGCCGCCCAGGTCCGGCCCGGCTCGACCGCCGTGGTGGTCGGCGACGGCGCGGTGGGGCTGTGCGCCGTGATCGCCGCGAAGGAACTCGGCGCGGAGCGGATCATCGCGATGAGCCGCCACGAGTCCCGGCAGCGGCTCGCCCTGGAGTTCGGCGCCACCGACATCGTCACCGAGCGCGGTGAGGACGGCGTGGCCCGGATCAAGGAACTCACCGGCGGCATCGGCGCGGACAGCGTGCTGGAGTGCGTCGGCACCGCCGAGGCGATGCGGCAGGCCCTGCACAGCGCGCGGCCCGGCGGCAGCGTCGGCTTCGTCGGCGTCCCGCACGAGGTCGCCGTCGACGGCCAGGAACTGTTCTTCTCGCACGTCGGCCTGCGCGGCGGCCCCGCGCCCGTGCGCCGCTACCTGCCCGACCTGATCGAGCGCGTCCTGACCGGACGGATCGACCCCGGCAAGGTCTTCGACCTCAGCCTGCCGCTGGAGCAGGTCGCCGACGGTTACCGGGCGATGGACGAACGTCGCGCGATCAAGGCCCTGCTCACCCCCTGA
- a CDS encoding helix-turn-helix transcriptional regulator, with protein MDNREEVREFLTSRRAKITPERAGLPAGPRRRVPGLRRSEVAALADMSVEYYAKLERGNLAGASPAVLEAVARALQLDDAERAHLLHLAQAADGSDVLARPRRRPGAKQWTPHRSLQWTLDAITAGPAVVANRRMDVLAANPLGRAFYCDLFATPDNRRNLARFNFLDPASRRFYPDWGLFADMAVAVLRREAGRDPHDRDLHDLVGELSTRSAEFRTRWGAHNVRRHGTGTKHFHHPAVGELTLAYESLDLAAEPGLGMTVYTAEPGSPSEERLRLLASLAATETAAEAAAAETGKAEETAGHPTPAPPGQV; from the coding sequence ATGGACAACCGCGAGGAGGTCCGCGAGTTCCTCACCTCGCGGCGAGCGAAGATCACCCCGGAGCGGGCCGGCCTGCCCGCCGGGCCGCGGCGGCGGGTGCCCGGGCTGCGCCGCAGCGAGGTGGCCGCGCTCGCCGACATGAGCGTGGAGTACTACGCCAAACTCGAGCGCGGCAACCTGGCGGGCGCCTCCCCGGCCGTACTGGAGGCGGTGGCCCGCGCCCTGCAGCTGGACGACGCCGAGCGGGCCCACCTGCTGCACCTGGCGCAGGCCGCCGACGGCTCCGACGTGCTGGCCCGCCCGCGCCGACGCCCCGGCGCCAAGCAGTGGACGCCGCACCGCAGCCTGCAGTGGACCCTCGACGCAATCACCGCCGGGCCAGCCGTGGTGGCCAACCGCCGGATGGACGTGCTGGCGGCCAACCCGCTCGGCCGCGCTTTCTACTGCGACCTGTTCGCCACCCCGGACAACCGGCGGAACCTGGCCCGGTTCAACTTCCTCGACCCGGCCTCCCGCCGCTTCTACCCGGACTGGGGGCTGTTCGCCGACATGGCGGTGGCGGTCCTGCGGCGCGAGGCCGGGCGCGACCCGCACGACCGGGACCTGCACGACCTGGTCGGCGAACTGTCCACCCGCAGCGCCGAGTTCCGCACCCGCTGGGGCGCGCACAACGTCCGCCGGCACGGCACCGGGACCAAGCACTTCCACCACCCGGCGGTCGGTGAGCTCACCCTCGCCTACGAGTCCCTCGACCTCGCGGCCGAGCCCGGGCTCGGCATGACCGTCTACACCGCCGAACCCGGCTCGCCCTCGGAGGAGCGGCTGCGCCTGCTCGCCTCCCTGGCCGCCACCGAAACGGCCGCCGAGGCGGCCGCCGCCGAGACGGGCAAGGCCGAGGAGACCGCCGGCCACCCGACGCCCGCGCCGCCCGGGCAGGTCTGA
- a CDS encoding SRPBCC family protein — translation MSRLWTVRESVTVHASAEAVYAAVGDLPNLARWSPECIAVRQVGRGPVRPGTRFLGFNRKGPFLWFTDCRVTVARASEEFAFRVGIFGLPVAVWGYLVEPAGPGAVLVTEYWEDLRTGPRSGLTELLGRVFTGTRPTDRAALNRAGMRATLERLKSAVESAS, via the coding sequence GTGTCCCGCCTGTGGACCGTTCGGGAGAGCGTGACCGTCCACGCCTCCGCGGAAGCCGTGTACGCCGCGGTCGGCGACCTGCCGAACCTGGCCCGGTGGAGCCCGGAGTGCATCGCCGTCCGGCAGGTGGGGCGCGGGCCGGTGCGGCCGGGGACCCGGTTCCTGGGCTTCAACCGCAAGGGCCCGTTCCTGTGGTTCACCGACTGCCGGGTGACGGTGGCCCGCGCATCGGAGGAGTTCGCCTTCCGGGTCGGCATCTTCGGCCTCCCGGTGGCCGTCTGGGGCTACCTGGTGGAGCCGGCCGGGCCCGGTGCCGTCCTGGTCACCGAGTACTGGGAGGACCTGCGCACCGGGCCGCGCTCAGGGCTCACCGAGCTGCTCGGCCGGGTCTTCACCGGCACCCGCCCGACCGACCGCGCCGCGCTCAACCGGGCGGGCATGCGGGCGACCCTGGAGCGGCTCAAGTCCGCGGTGGAGTCAGCTTCCTGA
- a CDS encoding GNAT family N-acetyltransferase produces MTETELTTPRLLLRQWRDADLDRWAELNADPEVRRHFGTLLDRAQAAASLAAFRAELAERGWGWWAVQLRSDGRFLGFAGLDPVDEEMPFDGIEAGWRLHRDAWGHGYATEAGRAVLRYGFEELGRSEILAVIAERNAPSRAVAARLGMVHDPAMDFLDPSVPPGPEQRAVVYRLRAQTSGS; encoded by the coding sequence ATGACCGAGACCGAACTGACCACGCCCCGGCTGCTGTTGCGCCAGTGGCGGGACGCCGACCTGGACCGCTGGGCGGAGCTGAACGCCGACCCCGAGGTGCGCCGGCACTTCGGCACGCTGCTGGACCGGGCGCAGGCCGCCGCCTCGCTGGCGGCCTTCCGGGCCGAGCTCGCCGAGCGTGGCTGGGGCTGGTGGGCCGTCCAACTCCGCTCCGACGGGCGGTTCCTGGGCTTCGCCGGGCTCGACCCGGTGGACGAGGAGATGCCGTTCGACGGCATCGAGGCCGGGTGGCGGCTGCACCGCGACGCCTGGGGCCACGGCTACGCCACCGAGGCGGGACGGGCGGTTCTCCGGTACGGCTTCGAGGAGTTGGGCCGGTCCGAGATCCTGGCCGTGATCGCCGAGCGGAACGCGCCCTCCCGGGCGGTCGCCGCACGCCTGGGCATGGTGCACGACCCGGCGATGGACTTCCTCGACCCGAGCGTGCCGCCCGGCCCGGAGCAGCGCGCGGTGGTGTACCGGCTGCGGGCACAGACGTCAGGAAGCTGA
- a CDS encoding nucleotidyltransferase domain-containing protein, with protein sequence MNDTHGTELDENELGRIAARLAAVGGIVGVCLGGSRARGAHTPGSDYDLGLYYRPGRLDTAALRDLAAELCGRPVEITDPGAWGPWVDGGGWLDIGRARVDWLYRDVERVRRYAAEARAGRYVSGQQPGHPYGVPSYAYLGELALGRVLADPGGELTALRADLVEFPAALARTLESDGAWEVPFVLANARKGAGRGDAGYVAGCLFRAVGLLAHVLHARAGKWLINEKGAVAAAGRLGCAPTDFERRAQALFAPAGPDPESLAAVLDAADRLAAEVLAGAGG encoded by the coding sequence ATGAACGATACCCACGGCACCGAACTGGACGAGAACGAGCTGGGCCGGATCGCGGCCCGGCTGGCCGCCGTCGGCGGCATCGTCGGCGTCTGCCTCGGCGGCAGCCGGGCCCGCGGCGCGCACACCCCGGGCTCGGACTACGACCTCGGGCTGTACTACCGCCCCGGCCGCCTCGACACCGCCGCCCTGCGCGACCTCGCCGCCGAGCTCTGCGGCCGTCCCGTCGAGATCACCGACCCCGGCGCCTGGGGCCCCTGGGTCGACGGCGGCGGCTGGCTGGACATCGGCCGGGCCCGCGTCGACTGGCTGTACCGGGACGTCGAGCGGGTCCGCCGGTACGCCGCCGAGGCCCGGGCCGGGCGGTACGTGTCCGGCCAGCAGCCCGGCCACCCGTACGGCGTGCCCTCGTACGCCTACCTCGGCGAACTCGCGCTCGGACGGGTGCTCGCCGACCCCGGCGGAGAGCTGACCGCGCTGCGGGCCGACCTCGTCGAGTTTCCGGCCGCATTGGCACGGACGCTGGAGTCCGACGGGGCCTGGGAAGTGCCGTTCGTGCTCGCCAACGCCCGGAAGGGCGCCGGGCGCGGCGACGCCGGCTACGTCGCGGGCTGCCTGTTCCGCGCCGTCGGGCTGCTGGCGCACGTGCTGCACGCGCGGGCCGGTAAGTGGCTGATCAACGAGAAGGGCGCCGTCGCCGCGGCCGGCCGACTCGGCTGCGCGCCAACGGACTTCGAGCGCCGGGCGCAGGCCCTGTTCGCGCCCGCCGGCCCCGACCCGGAGAGCCTGGCGGCCGTCCTGGACGCCGCGGACCGGCTGGCCGCCGAGGTACTGGCCGGGGCGGGCGGGTAG